Proteins from a single region of Gemmatimonadales bacterium:
- a CDS encoding sodium:solute symporter family protein, with the protein MVAYLAGTLVLGLWVARRGARSLTEFFVGGRAIPWWLAATSMAATSFNVDTPLYVAGRVAKDGVAGNWEWWAFALSHVLLAVVLAKLWRRAKVLTDVEMTEIRYGGRPAASLRAFRAFMIAVPFNCLSIGYGMLAMRKLVTALGVFDGLPPLPGDERLWAILPILVIVVIYTAASGLWGVVTTDFLQYILSMVGAFLVMFYALAEVGGLSGLTATLRESGQGDKLNLLPTGPDATLPISTFFGYLLVQWWAFRNSDGGGMFVQRLSSTATEKDATKAAHLFNILNYVVRTWPWVLVALAALVVLPNLSDPELAYPIMMMRYLPTGVLGLVFASLVAAFMSSVSTQVNWGASYLVNDLYARFTGEQDEARLMRAARWASVMLATLAGVVSFFMDSVGGVFRFAILIGTGPGLVLLLRWFWWRINAWAEIAAMAAGLVLAILSYTSIFASITFGQRLMLSAFGAMAVWVPVMWMTAPESEATLDAFYTRVRPAGAWGPVRARTKLAALDDGVRDARRWLGWSIVILGGTLLIGWILLAG; encoded by the coding sequence GTGGTCGCATATCTGGCCGGGACGCTCGTCCTCGGCCTCTGGGTGGCGCGGCGCGGGGCGCGGAGCCTCACGGAGTTCTTCGTTGGCGGGCGGGCGATCCCCTGGTGGCTCGCGGCCACCTCGATGGCCGCCACCAGCTTCAACGTGGACACCCCACTGTACGTGGCAGGCCGGGTGGCGAAGGACGGCGTGGCGGGGAACTGGGAATGGTGGGCCTTTGCGCTCAGTCACGTCCTCCTGGCCGTCGTGCTGGCCAAGCTCTGGCGCCGCGCAAAGGTGCTGACCGACGTGGAGATGACGGAAATCCGCTACGGCGGCCGCCCTGCCGCCTCCCTGCGGGCCTTCCGCGCCTTCATGATCGCGGTTCCCTTCAACTGCCTGAGCATCGGCTACGGCATGCTCGCCATGCGCAAGCTGGTGACGGCTCTCGGTGTCTTCGACGGCCTGCCCCCACTCCCCGGCGACGAACGGCTCTGGGCCATCCTTCCCATCCTCGTAATCGTCGTGATCTACACCGCGGCGTCGGGACTCTGGGGCGTCGTCACCACCGACTTCCTGCAGTACATCCTCTCCATGGTCGGCGCGTTCCTCGTGATGTTCTACGCCCTGGCGGAAGTCGGCGGGCTCAGCGGATTGACCGCCACCCTGCGGGAGAGCGGACAGGGCGACAAGCTGAACCTGTTGCCGACAGGTCCGGACGCGACGCTCCCGATCAGCACCTTTTTCGGCTATCTGCTCGTGCAGTGGTGGGCGTTCCGGAACAGCGACGGTGGGGGGATGTTCGTGCAGCGGCTCTCCTCCACCGCCACCGAGAAGGATGCGACGAAGGCCGCGCACCTGTTCAACATCCTCAACTACGTCGTGCGCACCTGGCCCTGGGTGCTCGTGGCGCTGGCCGCGCTGGTGGTCCTGCCGAACCTGTCAGACCCCGAGCTCGCCTATCCGATCATGATGATGCGCTACCTGCCCACCGGTGTCCTCGGTTTGGTCTTCGCGAGCCTGGTGGCGGCCTTCATGTCCAGCGTCTCCACGCAGGTCAACTGGGGCGCCAGCTACCTGGTGAACGACCTCTACGCCCGGTTCACCGGCGAGCAGGACGAGGCGCGGCTGATGCGCGCGGCACGCTGGGCGTCGGTGATGCTCGCCACCCTGGCTGGGGTCGTCTCCTTCTTCATGGACAGCGTCGGCGGGGTGTTCCGGTTTGCCATCCTGATCGGCACCGGCCCGGGGCTGGTGCTCCTGCTCCGCTGGTTCTGGTGGCGGATCAACGCCTGGGCGGAAATTGCCGCGATGGCGGCCGGGCTGGTCCTGGCCATCCTCAGCTATACCTCGATCTTCGCGTCCATCACCTTCGGGCAGCGGCTCATGCTCTCGGCGTTCGGCGCCATGGCGGTCTGGGTGCCGGTCATGTGGATGACCGCGCCGGAGTCGGAAGCGACGCTCGACGCCTTCTACACCCGGGTGCGGCCCGCCGGCGCCTGGGGGCCGGTGCGCGCGCGGACCAAGCTCGCCGCCCTCGACGACGGGGTGCGCGATGCGCGGCGCTGGCTGGGCTGGTCGATTGTCATTTTGGGTGGGACGCTGCTCATTGGATGGATCTTGCTGGCGGGGTAG
- a CDS encoding glycoside hydrolase family 3 N-terminal domain-containing protein: MHGRLILPALRWRDDSGFGHEAETIAAALRFGAGGFIIFGGKPEAVKALTAELRERAGRPLLIAADLERGAGQQFPGLTGFPPPGALATLDDPDVIRAAASTTALEALDVGVNWVLAPDADLDIEAANPIVQTRSFGSDPKMVGVAVALWVQACQQAGALACIKHFPGHGRTTRDSHDEVPAVEVDRATLEATDLVPFRMGVLAQVATVMTGHLRVPALDPTGTPATFSPPILRYLREELGFSGLIVTDALMMGAAVQDAAGNPAVRALAAGCDLLCYPADPQAAYDAIGEALRTGALSEDRVEEALVRYGEALLRAQAGPRGRGAAGQSAVIADRLLAQGLLRGAAPVVRIPVDLVIVDDDQGGAWPASSAEYVEMALRGTGVAVDRGGSKVVLAFAEPRASKGRAGFGPAALAALSQHGDADLVVVFGHPRLVAEVPGDAPVLLAWHRQRLMQEAVARWLVGQLG, from the coding sequence ATGCACGGACGCCTGATCCTCCCCGCGCTGCGCTGGCGGGACGACAGCGGTTTTGGGCATGAGGCCGAGACCATCGCGGCGGCGCTGCGCTTTGGGGCGGGCGGATTCATCATCTTCGGCGGCAAGCCGGAGGCGGTGAAGGCGCTGACGGCCGAGCTCCGGGAGCGGGCCGGCCGCCCCCTCCTGATTGCGGCGGACCTCGAGCGTGGGGCGGGGCAGCAGTTCCCCGGACTGACGGGGTTTCCGCCGCCTGGCGCGCTGGCCACACTCGACGACCCCGATGTCATTCGCGCGGCGGCCTCGACCACCGCCCTCGAGGCGCTTGACGTCGGCGTCAACTGGGTGCTGGCACCCGACGCCGACCTCGACATCGAGGCCGCGAATCCCATTGTGCAGACGCGGTCCTTCGGGAGCGATCCGAAGATGGTCGGCGTCGCGGTGGCGCTCTGGGTGCAGGCCTGCCAGCAGGCCGGCGCGCTCGCCTGCATCAAACATTTCCCGGGACATGGCCGCACCACGCGGGACAGCCACGATGAAGTGCCCGCGGTGGAGGTCGACCGGGCGACGCTCGAGGCGACAGACCTCGTGCCGTTTCGCATGGGCGTCCTGGCGCAGGTCGCCACGGTCATGACAGGACACCTGCGGGTGCCTGCGCTCGATCCGACCGGCACACCCGCAACCTTCTCCCCGCCGATCCTGCGGTACCTGCGCGAGGAACTCGGATTTTCGGGACTGATCGTCACCGACGCCCTGATGATGGGGGCGGCGGTGCAGGATGCCGCCGGCAATCCGGCCGTGCGCGCGCTGGCGGCGGGATGCGACCTGCTCTGCTATCCGGCGGATCCACAGGCGGCCTACGACGCGATAGGGGAGGCGCTGCGGACTGGCGCGTTGAGCGAGGACCGGGTGGAGGAGGCGCTGGTGCGGTATGGAGAGGCGCTGCTGCGGGCGCAGGCTGGGCCGCGGGGGAGGGGGGCCGCGGGGCAGAGTGCCGTGATAGCGGACCGATTGCTTGCACAGGGTCTCCTGCGCGGCGCCGCACCCGTGGTCCGTATTCCGGTTGACCTTGTCATCGTCGACGACGATCAGGGCGGCGCGTGGCCCGCCTCATCTGCGGAGTACGTCGAGATGGCGCTGCGGGGAACAGGGGTGGCGGTGGATCGAGGCGGCAGCAAGGTGGTGCTCGCCTTTGCGGAGCCGCGCGCTTCGAAGGGGCGCGCCGGGTTCGGTCCGGCGGCGCTCGCGGCGTTGAGCCAGCATGGCGACGCCGACCTGGTCGTCGTGTTCGGGCACCCCCGGCTCGTGGCGGAGGTGCCAGGGGATGCGCCGGTGCTGCTGGCGTGGCACCGGCAACGGTTGATGCAGGAGGCGGTCGCCCGCTGGCTGGTGGGGCAGCTCGGTTGA
- a CDS encoding anhydro-N-acetylmuramic acid kinase produces MERPSLIIGLMSGTSLDGMDAALVRFTGPTHAELVAFATRPYDRDERSTVRAALEGRAAAPALARLHVQIAEWATEAAQAVLHAGGVRADQVDGIAFPGQTIWHEPPLVSWQLGEPAVLAEAFGVRVVSGFRARDVAAGGQGAPLVPMADVLLFADAERDRVLLNLGGMANITLVPSGGREQGAIAFDTGPGMAIIDAVAHRVDDSLACDLDGALSAAGRVNDAVLADLLQDEYFLGEPPKSTGREHFGDAYAGNLHARVPGADGVATAVALTARSVAEAIGRWAPAAGEVLVSGGGVHHPGLMASLTRLLAPITVRRFDAVYFDGDAKEAVAFALLGYLTLHGQPGNLPAATGARGARVLGSITPP; encoded by the coding sequence ATGGAACGACCCTCCCTCATCATCGGGCTCATGTCCGGCACGTCACTCGACGGGATGGACGCCGCGCTGGTCCGGTTCACCGGCCCGACACACGCAGAACTGGTGGCGTTCGCCACCCGGCCCTATGACCGCGACGAGCGCTCCACGGTCCGCGCCGCGCTCGAAGGGCGCGCCGCCGCGCCCGCCCTGGCCCGACTGCACGTGCAGATTGCCGAATGGGCCACCGAGGCGGCACAGGCCGTCCTGCACGCTGGGGGCGTGCGCGCCGACCAGGTGGACGGGATCGCCTTTCCCGGCCAGACGATCTGGCATGAACCGCCGCTGGTCAGCTGGCAGCTCGGCGAGCCGGCGGTGCTGGCGGAAGCATTCGGTGTCCGCGTGGTGAGCGGATTCCGCGCGCGGGATGTGGCGGCGGGCGGGCAGGGTGCGCCGCTGGTCCCGATGGCCGACGTGCTGCTCTTTGCGGACGCGGAGCGCGATCGCGTGCTGCTGAATCTCGGCGGAATGGCCAACATCACCCTGGTGCCGAGTGGCGGCCGGGAGCAGGGGGCCATCGCCTTCGACACCGGCCCCGGGATGGCCATCATCGACGCGGTGGCGCACCGGGTGGACGACTCCCTCGCCTGTGACCTCGACGGGGCGCTCTCGGCGGCGGGCCGGGTGAACGATGCGGTGCTCGCGGACCTGTTGCAGGATGAGTATTTCCTCGGGGAGCCTCCCAAGAGCACGGGGCGCGAGCATTTCGGGGACGCCTACGCAGGAAACCTGCACGCCCGTGTGCCCGGCGCGGATGGCGTGGCCACCGCGGTGGCGCTCACCGCGCGGTCCGTCGCGGAGGCCATCGGGCGTTGGGCGCCTGCGGCGGGAGAGGTGCTCGTGTCCGGAGGCGGGGTGCATCACCCGGGGCTGATGGCGTCGCTGACGAGACTGCTGGCCCCGATCACCGTGCGCCGGTTCGACGCGGTCTACTTCGACGGCGACGCCAAGGAGGCGGTGGCCTTTGCGCTCCTCGGCTACCTCACCCTGCACGGCCAGCCCGGCAACCTGCCCGCCGCCACGGGCGCGCGTGGCGCGCGCGTCCTCGGCTCGATCACCCCTCCCTGA
- the murQ gene encoding N-acetylmuramic acid 6-phosphate etherase, with the protein MRDPRLTERRNPRTAAIDTLDSLQLVDLVTAEDATVPAAVAAAREPIARSIDLIEAAFRAGGRLFYVGAGTSGRLGVLDASECPPTFGSPTEMVQGIIAGGPAALVTSVEGAEDDLDAAVAVIDERRVGPGDVVVGIAASGTTPFVRAAIGRAQALGARTVFLSCTEPPRDMAESCDECITVPVGPEVVTGSTRLKSGTATKLVLNLLTTGAMIRLGKTYGNLMVDLQVRNQKLADRGERIVMEVAGVDRDGARAALEAAGGSVRTAIVMVRTGKNRAAAESLIADAKGRLRSILGNPPPVEPS; encoded by the coding sequence GTGCGCGACCCCAGGCTCACCGAGCGGAGAAACCCGCGGACCGCGGCCATCGACACGCTGGACAGCCTTCAGCTGGTCGACCTGGTGACGGCCGAGGACGCCACCGTCCCCGCGGCCGTTGCCGCCGCCCGCGAACCGATTGCCCGGAGCATCGACCTGATCGAAGCCGCCTTCCGCGCCGGAGGGCGGCTCTTCTATGTCGGGGCGGGCACCAGTGGACGGCTCGGCGTGCTCGACGCCTCCGAGTGCCCGCCGACCTTTGGATCGCCGACGGAAATGGTGCAGGGGATCATCGCCGGCGGTCCCGCCGCGCTCGTCACCTCCGTCGAAGGGGCGGAGGACGACCTCGACGCCGCCGTCGCCGTCATCGACGAGCGCCGGGTGGGTCCCGGCGACGTCGTGGTCGGCATTGCCGCCAGCGGCACCACGCCGTTTGTGCGCGCCGCCATCGGCCGGGCCCAGGCGCTGGGGGCGCGCACCGTGTTTCTCAGCTGCACCGAGCCACCCCGAGACATGGCCGAGAGTTGCGACGAGTGCATCACCGTGCCTGTCGGCCCCGAGGTGGTGACCGGTTCCACCCGCCTGAAGTCGGGCACCGCCACCAAGCTGGTGCTCAACCTTCTGACCACCGGCGCCATGATTCGCCTCGGCAAGACCTACGGCAACCTGATGGTGGATCTGCAGGTCCGAAACCAGAAGCTGGCCGACCGGGGCGAGCGGATCGTGATGGAGGTGGCCGGCGTCGATCGAGACGGCGCGCGGGCCGCGCTCGAGGCGGCGGGCGGGAGTGTCCGCACGGCCATCGTCATGGTGCGCACCGGGAAGAACCGCGCCGCCGCCGAGTCGCTCATCGCCGACGCCAAGGGCCGGCTCCGTTCCATCCTCGGCAACCCTCCACCGGTGGAGCCCTCCTGA
- the ggt gene encoding gamma-glutamyltransferase yields the protein MRLRHPAVALLLLLPACAGPQPSGVAAGWKFADQARVTDAASGVVVSGSPIASEVGRDILQAGGNAIDAAVAVGFALAVVHPEAGNIGGGGFLMYREAGGGVYALDYREEAPSGASRDMYLEPDGDVSDLSITGALAAGVPGSPAGLVEMHRRFGRLPFAQVINPAITLANEGYVVDDYRRESIGDEMSRLYLFPASRAQFLPNNQPPVVGSVLVQRDLGRTLERIRDKGAAGFYTGPTADLIVAEMERSGGLISHADLAAYKTYWRDPIIVPYRGDTIYSMPPASSGGTTMGMILNMMEGYSPLPPFGSAELMHLEAEVMSRAFMDRNAYMGDPGFVHNPIGQMLSESYADERRATIDPKRASKTGEVLPGLKDGPSTTHYSIVDADGNAVSITTTLNNSYGSAVTVTGAGFLLNDEMDDLASAPGKPNMYGLVQGDSNAIQPGKRPLSAMTPSLVVDQNGQLLMVVGTPGGPRIITMVYHVISNVIDHQMSLSDAVTAPRLHHQGLPNAIRIERGGFSPEVIAQLEKMGHEVNEAGYTGDVEAIIRTPTGWQGVSDPRLGGGGAGY from the coding sequence GTGCGCCTACGTCATCCCGCCGTTGCGCTGCTGTTGCTGCTCCCCGCCTGTGCCGGACCGCAACCCTCCGGCGTCGCCGCCGGCTGGAAGTTTGCCGACCAGGCCCGCGTCACCGACGCGGCCAGCGGCGTCGTCGTGTCCGGAAGCCCGATCGCGAGCGAAGTGGGCCGGGACATCCTGCAGGCGGGGGGCAACGCCATCGACGCCGCCGTCGCGGTCGGGTTCGCACTGGCCGTGGTGCATCCGGAGGCAGGGAACATCGGCGGCGGTGGATTCCTGATGTACCGCGAGGCGGGCGGCGGTGTCTATGCGCTCGACTACCGAGAGGAGGCACCCTCCGGCGCCAGCCGCGACATGTACCTTGAGCCGGATGGTGATGTGTCCGATCTCAGCATCACCGGCGCGCTGGCGGCGGGCGTGCCCGGCTCCCCCGCCGGGCTGGTCGAGATGCACCGGCGGTTCGGACGGCTGCCCTTTGCCCAGGTCATCAACCCCGCCATCACGCTGGCCAACGAGGGGTATGTCGTCGACGACTACCGGCGGGAGTCCATCGGCGACGAGATGTCGCGACTCTACCTCTTTCCCGCCTCGCGCGCGCAGTTCCTCCCCAACAACCAGCCCCCCGTCGTCGGCAGCGTGCTCGTCCAGCGCGACCTCGGCCGGACGCTGGAGCGCATTCGCGACAAGGGCGCCGCCGGGTTCTATACCGGGCCGACCGCCGACCTCATCGTGGCCGAGATGGAACGGAGCGGCGGCCTGATTTCTCACGCCGACCTCGCGGCGTACAAGACCTACTGGCGCGACCCGATCATCGTCCCGTACCGCGGTGACACCATCTACTCGATGCCGCCCGCCAGCTCCGGCGGCACCACGATGGGCATGATCCTCAACATGATGGAGGGGTATTCGCCCCTCCCGCCCTTCGGATCGGCCGAGCTGATGCACCTCGAGGCCGAGGTCATGAGCCGCGCGTTCATGGACCGGAACGCCTACATGGGCGACCCCGGATTCGTCCACAACCCGATCGGCCAGATGCTTTCCGAGAGCTATGCCGACGAGCGCCGGGCCACGATCGATCCCAAGCGTGCCTCGAAGACCGGGGAGGTGCTGCCGGGCCTGAAGGACGGCCCCTCCACCACCCACTACTCCATCGTGGACGCCGACGGCAACGCCGTCAGCATCACCACGACGCTCAACAACAGCTACGGCAGCGCCGTCACGGTGACGGGCGCCGGGTTCCTCCTCAACGACGAGATGGACGACCTGGCCAGCGCCCCCGGCAAGCCGAACATGTACGGCCTGGTGCAGGGTGACTCCAATGCGATCCAGCCCGGCAAGCGTCCCCTCTCGGCGATGACTCCAAGCCTCGTGGTGGACCAGAACGGGCAGTTGCTGATGGTCGTCGGGACGCCGGGCGGTCCCCGGATCATCACGATGGTGTATCACGTGATCAGCAACGTGATCGACCACCAGATGTCGCTGTCGGACGCGGTGACCGCGCCGCGGCTGCATCACCAGGGGCTGCCGAACGCCATTCGGATCGAGCGGGGGGGCTTCTCACCGGAGGTGATCGCCCAGTTGGAGAAGATGGGGCACGAGGTGAACGAGGCGGGATACACGGGCGACGTCGAGGCGATCATCCGCACCCCCACCGGCTGGCAGGGGGTGAGTGATCCGCGGCTGGGTGGGGGGGGAGCAGGATACTAA
- a CDS encoding glycine zipper domain-containing protein has translation MRNVLAAFCVLTIAACGGGDKSDAAIADSLSRDLQLAQQDSTNPMADTAATPANAPATATTPATAKPKTTTPKPTPKPVAPAPAPELAAGTTFSATVSDTVSSRTTQSGAMMQAKVGADVMSADGRLVIPAGSTVNIRLDQFKSAPTKGGKETFSASLVSVIIDGTSYPISGKVDHLDYTLKGRGITAGTAGKVGAGAAAGAVLGKVIGGNSKGAVIGGVVGAAGGAAVANETGDQDITVLPGAQVSMTVTEAFAAR, from the coding sequence ATGCGCAACGTACTCGCCGCGTTCTGCGTCCTGACCATCGCCGCGTGCGGTGGTGGCGACAAGTCCGACGCCGCCATCGCCGACAGCCTCAGCCGCGACCTGCAGCTCGCCCAGCAGGACTCGACCAACCCGATGGCCGACACGGCCGCCACGCCGGCCAACGCCCCGGCAACGGCGACCACCCCGGCCACGGCCAAGCCGAAGACGACCACCCCGAAGCCCACCCCCAAGCCGGTCGCCCCGGCGCCGGCGCCCGAACTGGCGGCCGGCACCACCTTCTCCGCCACCGTGTCTGACACCGTGAGTTCCCGGACCACCCAGTCCGGCGCCATGATGCAGGCCAAGGTCGGCGCGGACGTCATGTCGGCCGACGGCCGCCTCGTCATTCCCGCCGGCTCCACCGTCAACATCCGGCTGGACCAGTTCAAGTCGGCCCCGACCAAGGGGGGCAAGGAGACGTTCTCGGCCTCGCTCGTGTCCGTCATCATCGACGGCACCAGCTACCCGATTTCCGGGAAGGTTGATCACCTCGACTACACGCTGAAGGGTCGGGGCATCACGGCGGGCACGGCCGGCAAGGTCGGCGCGGGCGCGGCGGCCGGCGCAGTCCTCGGCAAGGTCATCGGCGGAAATTCCAAGGGCGCGGTCATCGGTGGCGTGGTCGGCGCCGCCGGCGGAGCCGCGGTGGCCAACGAGACCGGCGACCAGGACATCACGGTCCTCCCGGGCGCCCAGGTCTCAATGACGGTCACGGAGGCGTTCGCCGCCAGGTAG